A region from the Brassica napus cultivar Da-Ae chromosome C8, Da-Ae, whole genome shotgun sequence genome encodes:
- the BNAC08G15750D gene encoding uncharacterized protein BNAC08G15750D — translation MDVFISEEYVYRRRMEKKAAAVADKNVRLGFCTSKVQEKRKSHPRISESRPEKEFQVTGGGVYESFVFQCFSP, via the coding sequence ATGGATGTCTTCATATCGGAAGAGTATGTCTACCGCCGGAGAATGGAGAAAAAAGCTGCCGCCGTTGCCGATAAAAATGTGAGGCTAGGCTTTTGTACAAGTAAAGTACAGGAAAAGAGAAAAAGCCATCCTCGGATATCTGAATCTCGGCCGGAAAAGGAGTTTCAGGTTACCGGCGGTGGTGTTTATGAGAGTTTTGTGTTCCAATGCTTCTCTCCATAA